A DNA window from Maribellus comscasis contains the following coding sequences:
- a CDS encoding LVIVD repeat-containing protein, translated as MKTIRNIFTLLILFAGINSCMDEYTEVFTANSPVYMGWDELRTSVKIAESRDLINPGKIYFKDGYIFINEELKGIHIIDNQDPTNPQNIGFIEVPGNVDIAIKNNILYADSYVDLVAIDISDISNPQEVNRVEDIFPYTTPPYDEEYRVAKVDEEKGVVIDWEIKEVRQEMEYHYYPVFRGVDEVFYTMDAANGGGSSNGSAFGVGGSMARFGLYNDYLYTVDNSMLYMFDVNSPESPSDIGNMNVGWNIETMFITDGHMFFGTQNGMLIYSLEVATVPSYIGQFWHITSCDPVVVADGYAYVTLRGGNACGSNVNRLDVLELSDDYTDISLLESYPLHGPYGLGIDDQTLFVCDGDAGLKVYDVTDKQHIDDHQIASFPNINTYDVIPVNGYLFMIGDDGFYQYDYSDIQNISQVSVIPVATEE; from the coding sequence ATGAAGACGATCAGAAATATATTCACATTACTAATTTTGTTTGCAGGAATAAATTCCTGTATGGATGAATACACCGAGGTTTTTACCGCTAATTCACCGGTTTATATGGGCTGGGACGAATTGCGGACCTCGGTAAAAATAGCGGAATCACGTGATTTGATAAATCCCGGGAAAATTTATTTTAAAGACGGTTATATTTTTATCAACGAAGAACTTAAAGGAATTCATATTATCGACAATCAGGATCCAACTAACCCGCAAAATATAGGTTTTATCGAGGTGCCGGGTAACGTCGACATCGCCATAAAGAATAACATTTTATACGCCGACAGTTATGTTGATTTGGTTGCCATTGATATTTCAGATATTAGCAATCCGCAGGAAGTAAACAGAGTTGAAGACATTTTTCCGTACACAACTCCTCCATACGATGAGGAGTATCGTGTGGCCAAAGTGGATGAAGAAAAAGGTGTGGTAATCGACTGGGAAATTAAAGAAGTACGTCAGGAAATGGAATATCATTATTACCCTGTATTTCGTGGTGTCGATGAAGTGTTTTACACCATGGATGCAGCGAATGGTGGCGGTTCATCAAATGGAAGTGCTTTTGGGGTAGGTGGCTCAATGGCCCGTTTTGGTTTGTACAATGATTATCTCTACACCGTTGATAATTCGATGTTATATATGTTCGATGTAAATAGTCCGGAAAGTCCGAGTGACATAGGAAATATGAATGTGGGCTGGAATATTGAAACCATGTTCATCACCGATGGACATATGTTTTTCGGAACCCAGAACGGTATGCTCATTTACAGTCTGGAAGTGGCTACTGTTCCCAGTTATATTGGCCAGTTCTGGCATATAACCAGTTGCGATCCTGTGGTGGTTGCAGATGGTTATGCCTACGTTACTTTGCGTGGAGGAAATGCTTGTGGCAGCAACGTTAACCGGCTCGATGTATTGGAGCTTTCCGACGATTATACTGATATAAGCTTACTTGAATCCTATCCGCTGCACGGACCTTACGGTCTGGGCATTGACGACCAGACTTTGTTTGTTTGCGACGGCGATGCCGGTTTAAAAGTTTACGATGTGACAGACAAACAGCACATCGACGACCATCAAATTGCGAGTTTCCCAAATATCAACACATACGATGTTATCCCGGTAAATGGATATTTGTTTATGATAGGAGACGATGGATTCTATCAATACGATTATTCAGATATCCAAAACATTTCCCAGGTTAGTGTTATTCCAGTTGCTACCGAAGAGTAG
- the gdhA gene encoding NADP-specific glutamate dehydrogenase, whose amino-acid sequence MNINDPKTFVDDFMQYVKTKDPLQYEFHQAVEEVVESLSDFLLKNPRYLHSKILERMVEPERIIQFRVPWADDQGNIHINRGYRIEMNSAIGPYKGGLRFHPTVNQSILKFLAFEQVLKNSLTSLPMGGGKGGSDFDPKNKSDSEVMRFCQSFMTELARHIGQYTDVPAGDIGVGGREIGYLFGQYKRLRNEFTGVLTGKGVEWGGSLIRPEATGYGTVYFAKEMLETIGESFENKVVAISGSGNVAQFAAEKVIELGGKVVTLSDSSGSIYDPDGIDRKKLDFIMELKNIHRGRIREYADKFGVSYLDKQRPWSIKCDIALPCATENEINGEEAKTLVENGCIAVAEGANMPSTMDAVHHFLNSKILFGPGKAANAGGVAVSGLEMTQNSMRLAWSREEVDNKLHSIMKNIHQMCVKYGTESNGFVNYVKGANIGGFVKVANSMMAQGLV is encoded by the coding sequence ATGAATATCAATGATCCAAAGACATTTGTAGATGATTTTATGCAATATGTAAAAACAAAAGACCCGCTTCAGTATGAATTTCACCAGGCTGTGGAAGAAGTTGTAGAATCATTATCCGACTTTCTTTTGAAAAATCCCCGATACCTTCATTCAAAAATCCTTGAACGAATGGTTGAACCGGAACGAATAATTCAATTTCGTGTTCCCTGGGCTGATGATCAGGGAAATATTCACATCAACCGTGGATACCGAATTGAAATGAATAGTGCGATTGGTCCTTATAAAGGAGGGCTTCGTTTTCATCCAACTGTGAATCAAAGCATTTTAAAATTCCTTGCTTTCGAACAGGTGTTAAAAAATAGTCTGACCTCACTCCCCATGGGAGGAGGGAAAGGTGGTTCTGATTTTGACCCTAAAAACAAATCGGACAGCGAAGTAATGCGTTTCTGCCAGAGTTTTATGACTGAACTCGCGCGCCACATTGGTCAATACACCGATGTGCCAGCAGGAGATATCGGTGTAGGTGGCCGCGAAATCGGCTATTTATTCGGGCAATATAAACGTTTACGAAATGAATTTACCGGTGTTCTTACCGGGAAAGGTGTTGAATGGGGAGGTTCACTCATAAGACCGGAAGCTACCGGTTATGGCACCGTCTACTTTGCAAAGGAAATGCTTGAAACCATTGGAGAAAGTTTTGAAAACAAAGTTGTAGCAATATCGGGGTCGGGAAATGTAGCACAGTTTGCAGCTGAAAAAGTAATTGAGCTCGGTGGGAAAGTTGTCACTTTGTCAGATTCAAGCGGTTCTATTTATGATCCGGATGGAATTGATCGAAAAAAACTTGATTTTATAATGGAGTTGAAGAACATTCACCGGGGCAGGATTCGCGAATATGCTGATAAATTTGGTGTAAGCTACCTGGATAAACAACGCCCGTGGAGTATTAAATGCGATATTGCCTTGCCTTGTGCAACTGAAAATGAAATTAACGGAGAAGAAGCAAAAACACTGGTTGAAAACGGATGTATCGCCGTTGCCGAAGGAGCCAATATGCCAAGCACAATGGATGCAGTACACCATTTTCTGAATTCAAAAATACTCTTTGGTCCCGGAAAAGCTGCAAATGCAGGAGGTGTTGCCGTTTCAGGGCTTGAAATGACTCAAAACAGTATGCGTCTTGCCTGGAGCAGAGAAGAAGTGGACAACAAATTACATTCGATAATGAAAAACATCCACCAAATGTGTGTCAAATATGGCACAGAAAGCAATGGTTTTGTTAACTATGTAAAAGGTGCAAATATTGGCGGATTTGTTAAAGTCGCCAATTCAATGATGGCACAGGGACTTGTATAA
- a CDS encoding DUF4249 domain-containing protein gives MLILSVVACEEIYRPDLEEVDAFLVVEAILVSNQTYNNIYLYKTLGFNDDEKDYPSVTGALIYLVDENDNQIECLESAPGTYTLNHNLETGAAYHLIIEYDGEKYESGTQTVPESPVTDSVYAEYTTRIVTTGASSSTDKIEKENGIQIYADMNFNGGINHYRFYARKIIQYIDHYDTTIPPSPEPETNPIYRWNSYYPTGIFNIAGPAEYSTDKNIAKHSLEFFESNYNKYFPDTMLFGGWIYIIYQYGINEDTYEFYSDLNSQLDAEGKIFDPIYIQAEGNISCTSNDEKVVLGNFEISSFSESRFYLNYSKYRDSISALKNIPYFYNIPEDGYVKDIMPDFWETRSKRYPDE, from the coding sequence TATCAGTTGTGGCTTGTGAAGAAATTTACAGACCCGACCTGGAAGAGGTAGATGCTTTTTTGGTTGTTGAAGCGATACTCGTATCAAACCAAACCTATAATAATATTTATCTTTATAAAACGCTTGGTTTTAACGATGACGAAAAAGACTATCCTTCCGTGACCGGGGCGCTAATTTATTTGGTAGACGAAAATGATAATCAAATTGAGTGTTTGGAATCTGCTCCCGGAACTTATACTTTAAACCATAATCTCGAAACCGGTGCTGCTTATCACCTGATTATTGAGTATGATGGAGAAAAATATGAGTCTGGAACACAGACTGTCCCAGAGTCTCCGGTAACTGATTCTGTTTATGCTGAATACACAACCCGCATAGTTACCACCGGAGCTTCCAGTTCAACAGATAAAATAGAAAAAGAGAATGGGATTCAGATTTATGCTGATATGAATTTTAACGGAGGTATAAATCATTATCGGTTTTATGCTCGAAAAATTATTCAGTATATCGACCATTACGATACAACAATTCCTCCCTCTCCGGAACCCGAGACTAATCCAATTTACCGCTGGAATTCTTATTATCCAACAGGTATTTTTAACATTGCCGGGCCAGCAGAATACAGTACAGACAAAAATATTGCTAAGCACTCTTTGGAGTTTTTTGAATCCAATTACAATAAATATTTTCCGGATACCATGTTATTTGGAGGATGGATTTATATTATTTATCAATACGGAATTAACGAGGATACGTATGAATTTTATTCTGATTTGAATAGCCAACTGGATGCCGAAGGAAAGATATTCGACCCCATATATATTCAGGCCGAAGGGAATATTTCCTGTACTTCAAACGACGAAAAGGTAGTATTGGGTAATTTTGAAATATCGTCGTTCAGCGAGAGCCGTTTTTATTTAAATTACAGTAAATACAGGGATTCCATAAGTGCTTTAAAAAACATACCTTATTTTTATAATATACCTGAAGATGGTTATGTTAAAGATATTATGCCTGATTTCTGGGAAACACGTTCAAAAAGATATCCGGATGAATAA